GAGTTCCACTGTCAGGCCGCCCATAGTGGCGTGTGGTCCAGCCGCCTTTGAAGCGGCCATTGAGGACAGAAGACACACCCGAGGATCGCGCGGCGTCATGCACTGCTGACTCGATCTGCGCGGCACATGTTTCACCCGAATTGGTTCCCGTGTTGAAAACCGGCAATTCTCCGTCAAACAAGAACGGGATGTTTGAACGGATTGAGTGGCAGTCAAACAGGATCGCAACGCCATGCCGGGCCTTTGCCTTGTTCAAAGCATCCGACAAAGCCTGATGATAGGGCGCGTGATAGGTTCTGCGACGGGTTTCGATCTCGTCCTCGGATGGCTCTTGCCCGTCCTTCCAGATCGCCAACCCATCGAAATCAGTCAAAGGCACCAGCGTCGTTGTGTTTTGACCGGGATAGAGCGACGCGCCTTCAGGGTCTCGATTGGCGTCTATCACATAGCGATGGATGTTGGATTTAACCACTGTTGCTGACGGCAAAAGCCCTTCATAGAGTCTGGTTACGTGCCAGTCTGTATCCGCCAAAGCTGCGCCATTCTGGTTTAGCCGCGTGGCGATTTCAGGCGGCACATGGGTTCCCCCGTGCGGTTGGCCCAGCACAATCGGACCATCGCCAGCAATGACATCAAATACCTGCATCACCCAAGCTCCGGCATGTCAGAGCCCATGGCTGCTATGATCGCACCAGATGCGACAAGCTCTTTCGCTCGGCTGAGATCGGGCGCCATATAGCGGTCTTCCGTCAGAGGCGGAATGTCTTCACGTAGGCGCGCGACAGCGTTCTGCAAAGGCGCGCTCGTGACCAAAGGCGCGCGGAATTCAACGCCTTGGGCGGCACACAAAAGCTCTACGCCCAGAATGTGGTTCAGGTTTTCGCACATCTGCCCCAATCGCCGAGCCCCATGGGCGGCCATCGAGACATGGTCTTCTTGGTTGGCCGAAGTAGGCGTGCTGTCGGTCACGCAGGGGTTGGCGAGATGTTTGTTTTCGCTCATCAGGGCGGCGGTGGTGACTTCGGCAATCATAAGACCAGAGTTCAAACCAGGCTCAGGAGTCAGAAACGGAGGCAAGTCAAAGCTCAGCGTAGGATCGACCATCAAGGCAATGCGCCGCTGGGCGATGGCGCCTATTTCTGACAGGGCCAAGGCGATCATATCGGCAGCGAAACCCACAGGTTCCGCATGGAAATTTCCGCCGGACACAATCAACCCTGCTTCGGTCAAAACCAAAGGATTGTCCGTCGCGGCATTTGCTTCGATTTCCAGAGTCACGGCGGCTTGGCGCAAGACGTCCATCGCAGCGCCTGTGACCTGCGGTTGGCAGCGAATGCAGTAGGGATCCTGCACGCGGCTGTCGCCTTCACGGTGGCTCTCGCGGATCTGCGAGCCCTCAAGGATCGCGCGCATCGCACTGGCCGCCTCGATCTGGCCGCGATGACCGCGCAAGGAATGAATCTCTGGCTGCAGCGGCGCGGTGGAGCCCATAATCGCGTCAGTGGACAACGCCGAAATCGCCAAAGCGTTCCCTGCCGCGCGCCATGCCTCAAACAGGCCCGACAAGGCGTAGGCTGTCGAAAACTGTGTGCCGTTGATAAAGGCCAGCCCTTCTTTCGGGCCGAGCTCAATGGGTGTGAGACCCGCTTTGGCCAAAGCTTCTTGTCCGGGGAGTGTTTCGCCCTGAAAACCCGCTTCGCCTTCGCCGATCAAAACCGCCGTCATATGCGACAAAGGCGCGAGGTCGCCTGAGGCTCCGACGGATCCTTGGGCGGGCACGATAGGGGTCACGCCGAGGGCCAACATATCCTGCAAAAGCTGAACGAGTTCCCATCGCACACCGGACGCGCCACGCCCAAAACTAAGCAGCTTGAGCGTCATCATCAGCCGGACCAATTCAACGGGCATTGCCTCGCCGACGCCGCAGCAGTGGCTCAGGATCAGGTTGCGCTGGAGCTTAGCCGTGTCTTTGGCTTCGATCTTTAGGCTCGCGAGTTTCCCAAAGCCGGTATTTACGCCATAGACGGGCACATCCCCATCTGCAGCCTCCGCAATCCGCGCCGCCGCACGATCAACTGCGTCGCGGCACCCTTCGTCAAGCTGTGCGACCGCCTCTTGACGATAGACGGCCTCCAATTGGGCCATGCTCACTTGCCCAGGTACGAGCGTTATGCGCTGCACAGGTCACCTCCGAAAATACGTGTGTGTAGAGGGTTGAACCCGATGCGATAGGCAAGTTCAGACGGGTGGCTGACGTCCCAAATCGCAAGATCCGCGCGCAACCCGCGTGAAAGGACACCCCGGTCCTCCAGACCCAAAGCCCGCGCCGCATTGCGCGTGACGCCGGCAAGAGACTCCTCTGGAGTCAATCGGAACAGCGTGCTCGCCATATTCATCGTCAGCAAGAGTGAGGTCAGCGGAGACGAGCCCGGATTGCAATCCGTCGCCAGCGCAATCGGTACATTATGTTGGCGCAACAGATCGATGGGCGGCTTTTGCGTTTCGCGCAGCGTGTAAAATGCCCCCGGCAGGACCACCCCAATTGTGCCCGCGTCTGCCATCGCGATCACGCCGTCTTCGTCGAGGTATTCGATGTGATCCGCGGACAAAGCACCGTAAGACGCCGCGAGTTTTGCGCCCCCAAGGTTGCTGAGCTGTTCTGCATGTAGTTTGACTGGCAAGCCAAGCGCTTTTGCCGCGTCAAAGACTCGCGCGATGTGATGGGGCTTGAACGCGATACCCTCGCAGAATCCGTCGACCGCATCGACCAAACCCTCAACATGGGCGGCATTGAGCGCTGGAAGAACAACTTCGTCGATATAGGCATCCTCTCGGCCCTTATATTCTGGGGGAGTCGCATGCGCGCCGAGGTAGGTGGTCTTAACGTCAATCTGGCGCAGGGTCGCGATCTGGCGCGCGGCCCGCAGCATCCTCAACTCTGTTTCCAGATCCAGCCCATAGCCGGATTTGATCTCGATAGCAGAGACCCCCTCGGCGATCATCGCATCCACGCGCGCCAATGCGTCTTGCACGAGTTCATCGAGCGGCGCAGCGCGGGTCGCTTTGACTGTCGAGACAATGCCGCCCCCTGCCCGCGCGACCTCTTCATAGGTCGCGCCTTGCAAGCGCATTTCGAATTCCCGCGCACGATTGCCGCCGTAAACGACATGCGTGTGGCAATCGATCAAAGCAGGCGTGATCAGGCGGCCTTTTAGGTCGTGCTTTTCATATCCCTCAAAGGCTGTAGGCACATCGCTTGCAGCCCCAACCCACGCGATCAAACCATCCGCAACGGCAACGGCCCCATCAGGCAAAAGCCCATAGGGCGCATCCCCATCCATGGTTGCGACCGGACCTCCAGCAAAGATTTTCCCTGACGACATGAGCCCTCTTTCATCACTTCACACATTAGGTATGCTTTTTAACATTTTATGTCTATACATAAAAACAGAGCTTCTGGCTTCTTATTTTGGGTTATGTCCACTATTAATGTGATTAACCTCGGCAAATCAGGCACCCGGCATGGCGACCCAACGTGACAACATGAGCTACAAAGACATCAAGCGCGTTGTCTTGGACCGCATCCAAAAACGGATTTGGGCCCCTGACAGCCTTTTGCCGAGCGAGATCGAACTGGCCGATGAGTTTTGCAGCACCCGCACCACAGTGAACCGCGCCTTGCGCGAATTGGCCGAAGAAGGATTTCTCGAAAGAAAACGCAAAGCGGGCACACGCGTCCTGAACGCGCCCTTGCGCAAGGCTCAGTTCACCATTCCGCAAGTGGGCGACGAAATCATCGAGGCGGGTCGGACCTATCGCTATTCATTGGTGAAACGAGAGGTCATCGACATTCCAAGCTGGCTGTCGGCGACGCTGGCCACGGGATCTGAGCAATCCGTTCTCTATCTGGAATGCATGCATTTTGCCGACAATACGCCGTTTCAATTCGAGGTACGCTGGATCGTGGTCGAGAGCGCCCCGGCCGCTTTGGATACAGATTTCACCCAAATCGGCCCGGGCGCTTGGCTTGCGCGGGAGTTGCCCTTCACGGATCTTGAAGTCTCGTTCAGCGCCTCCAAGGCCGACAAGCATATCGCGGAATTTCTGGACGCGCGCGACGGCGACCCGATCTTTACCACGCAGCGCACCACCTGGCTGCGTGCGCAGCCGGTGACTCACGCGCGGCTTTACTTTGCCCCCGGCTACAAAATGACCACGCGCCTATGAGCGCAGCATCTGCGCAAAGGCCTTCATCGAGTCCTTGGGCGTGCGTTTAAGCGTGTCAAAATCCACGTGCACGAGGCCGAAACGTTTTTCGTAACCTAGCGCCCATTCGTAGTTGTCGAGCAACGACCATGCGACGTATCCCGCGACTGGAACACCCTCTGAGATCGCTTGCTTGACCGCACCAAGGTGCTGGTTGAAATAGTCGATCCGAGCCTGATCCGGCACCACCCCATCCACGCAGACATCCGCATTGGCCATACCGTTCTCGGTGACAAAAAGCGGCAGGTCTCCGGTATATTCATCAGCCGTTCGCTTCAGAAATTTAAAGAGGCCTTCTGGGTAGATTTCCCACTCCATCTGCGTTTTGGGCAAGGGGCCTTCGATCTCGTCGTGATGCGGCCAGGGGCCGTCATTTGGTGCGAGAAGTTTGCGGGTGTAGTAGTTGATACCGCACCAATCCAATGGCTGGGAAATCGTATCGAAATCATCCTGCCACCCGTCGGGCAAGTAACGTTCGAGCTCTGCTAACACATTCTCGGGATAGGCTTTTTTAAACACACCCCCCAAGAAGAACCGATTGTAATATCCGTCATAAAGTTCTGCTGCTTCGGCGGCTTCAGCACTGTCATCCGCGGGATCTGCCCATTCGAGATTGAAGACGCCGCCGAGGTTTTTCATACCCAACCCACGCATGGCCTGGATCGCAGTGCCGTGCGACAAAAGCACATGGTGCATCGCCCGCGTGGCCGCGCGAATGTCTCGACGTCCGGGCGCATGGTGACCCAGGAAATGACTTAACCAGCTGACACACCAAGGTTCGTTGATCGGCGCGACTGAATACATGCGGTCCCCGATGCGACCCATGATGATCTCGGTGAAATCTGCGAACCACTTGGCGATGTCACCATTCGTCCAACCGCCTTTGTCCGCGAGGGCTGACGGCAGCTCCCAATGATAAAGCGTGGCCATAGGCTTCAACCCGCGTTCAAGCAGGGCATCCGTTAGGCGATCATAGTAATCCAACCCCTGTTGATTGACCGTTCCCGTCCCCTCCGGCAGGACCCGTGCCCAGCTTGTGGAAAACCGATAGGCGTCAAAGCCTGCGTCCTGCAGCAGGTCAAAGTCTTGTTCATAGAGGTGATAATGGTCACAGGCGCGCGCGCCATCCTCGGCCCGCACGACATTGCCGGGAGCCTTGGCGAATGTGTCCCAATGGGTTTCGCCAGCGCCACCAAATTGGTGACCTTCGATCTGATACGCAGAGGTGGCCGCTCCGAACAGAAACCCGTTCGGGAAATCGCGTCGTGTGAATTGCATGTTTAGTCTCCAGTTGGGGCCGGTCCTGTGGACCTGCCAACAACAAGTTCAGCTTCTAGAAGTATTTGCTCTGGAACCACTGATGGATCCTCGATCCGCCGTAAGAGCATTTCGGCCAGCACCCGCCCCGCTTGATGCACGGACGACCGGGTCGCGGTGAAGATCGGAACATCTTGCCCGTTACGCAGATAGGACAGCTCATCGTCATGAGTGATGACCGAGACATCCTTGCCAATCGTCAGCCCCGCTTCTTCGATTGCGCGCCGCACGCCAATTGCAGAAATCATCGAGGCCGCGAGGATTGCGGTCGGCGGGTCGGACAAGGCCAACATGTCGCGTGTTTCGTGGTGACCATAAACCTCGGTCATCTCGGCGCTGCGCATGAGTGCAGGATCCGGCGTGACACCACGCTCAGCCAGCGCCTCAAGGTATCCAGCGCGGCGACGTTGCGCGAAGTCCATGTCTTCGAGACCGTTGATCAAAGCGATGCGGCGATGCCCAAGATCCAGAAGAAACTCTGTTGCCCGCTTAAAGGAACGGCGGTTGTTCACATCGACCCAACTATAGTCCTGCCCAGCGCCCGAAGAGCGGCCATGCACAACAAAGGGTAGCCCGAGCCGCGTCAAAACCTCGATCCGCGCGTCGTTTACTTTTGGGCCCTGCACAATCACGCCATCGACCGTCCCTTTGCGCTTCAGATCTGTGTAGGCGCGTTCTTCGTCCCCATCGGTGACATGCGAAAACAGCATGTCGTAGCCTTCCTCGCCATAGACGCCAGCTGCTCCAGCCACGAAATCTCCAAAGATCGGGTTGACCATTTCATGCTGAGTCGAGGCAGGAATAACGTGACCAATGGTCATTGACCGGCCAGTCGCCAAGCTCGTCGCCCGCCGGTTCGGACTGTAGTTATGCTTGCGCGCCGCAGCCTCAACCCGCTCGCGCGTTTCCGCGTTCACCTCAGGATAGCCGTTCAGCGCGCGGCTGACGGTTGTTTGGGACAATCCCAAGATCTCTGAGAGCTCTTTCAGGTTCATACTGCGTCCAAAGCGGTTTCAAATTTCCTAAGGCGTACGATTCGCCTCAAAGGTTTACATCGGTTTTCGCGAACCACGCAAGAAAGTTAATTTTGTCCATATTTAAAAGGGGATTATTTAGAGTCTGAAATTTCCTTGTTGACATCCGGGCCGTCGTTAGCGCTATAAAAATGCCATTCAAAGCGCTTTGAAAGCCTTTGGAAACGAATTACGAGTTAGCGCGAGAGCGCATTTTGGGAGGAAAACCATGAAATCTGCACTTTACGCAGGCGCAGCGGCTATTGCCCTGTCCGCCGGTGCTGCTTCTGCCGGTGGCCATTTGGCATTTCCGGTGGGCGAAGGCCCCTTCAGCTGGGACAGCTACACAACCTATTCCGATGGCGCTCCGGACCTGTCCGGTCAGTCCGTCACCATCTCTGGCCCATGGCTGGCCCCAGAGGATGGCTTCTTTGACAACATGATCGCTTACTTCGAAGCAGCGACCGGCGCGGATGTGACCTACGTCGGCTCTGACAGCTTTGAGCAGCAGATCGTTATCGACGCCGAAGCAGGCGCAGCCCCCAACATCGCGGTCTTCCCGCAGCCGGGTCTCGCAGCAGACCTTGCGGCGCGTGGCCTTCTGAGCCCACTGCCAGCAGGCATGGGTGACTGGGTTGCGAACAACTATGGCGCAGGGTCTTCCTGGGTTGATCTGGGCACCTATGCAGACGCAAACGGCGCGGATCAGCTGTTCGGCTTCTTCTATAACGTGAACGTAAAGTCTTTGGTCTGGTACAACCCAGAAAACTTCGAAGACGCGGGCTATGACATCCCAACCACAATGGAAGAGCTGCGCGCTCTGACCGACCAGATCGTCGCCGAAGGTGAAACTCCATGGTGCATCGGTCTGGGTTCTGGCGCAGCAACCGGTTGGCCAGCGACCGACTGGGTCGAAGACATCATGCTGCGCACCCAGCCAGCAGACGTCTATGACGCATGGACCAGCAACGAAATGGCCTTCAACGACCCACGCGTCGTTGCTGCGATCGAAGAGTTTGGCTGGTTTGCACGTGACGACGCGAAAGTGTCCGGCGGCGCAGGCGCTGTTGCCTCCACCGACTTCCGCGACAGCCCTAAGGGTCTCTTCTCTTCGCCGCCACAGTGCTACATGCACCGTCAGGCGTCCTTCGTTCCAGCATTCTTCCCAGAAGATGTTGAGTTCGGCGTAGATGCGGATTTCTTCTACTTCCCATCCTACGCAAGCAAAGACCTCGGCAACCCGGTTCTGGGCGGCGGTACTTTGATGGCGATCACCAATGCGTCTGATGCGACCACCGAGTTCATGAACTTCCTGCAGCTGCCAATCGCTCACGAGATCATGATGGCGCAGACCGGCTTCCTGACACCACATAAAGGCGTCAACCTGCAAGCCTATCTGAACGACACGCTGCGCAAGCAGGGTCAGATCCTGATCGATGCGACCACATTCCGCTTTGACGGTTCTGACCTGATGCCAGGCGGCGTGGGTGCAGGCACTTTCTGGACCGGTATGGTCGACTATACTGGAGGCAAGGACGCTCAGACCGTTGCGGATGAGATCCAGGCCTCCTGGGATGCTCTGAAGTAAGATCTTCCTCCTGCTCTAGGGGCGGCA
This is a stretch of genomic DNA from Cognatishimia activa. It encodes these proteins:
- the hutI gene encoding imidazolonepropionase, with product MSSGKIFAGGPVATMDGDAPYGLLPDGAVAVADGLIAWVGAASDVPTAFEGYEKHDLKGRLITPALIDCHTHVVYGGNRAREFEMRLQGATYEEVARAGGGIVSTVKATRAAPLDELVQDALARVDAMIAEGVSAIEIKSGYGLDLETELRMLRAARQIATLRQIDVKTTYLGAHATPPEYKGREDAYIDEVVLPALNAAHVEGLVDAVDGFCEGIAFKPHHIARVFDAAKALGLPVKLHAEQLSNLGGAKLAASYGALSADHIEYLDEDGVIAMADAGTIGVVLPGAFYTLRETQKPPIDLLRQHNVPIALATDCNPGSSPLTSLLLTMNMASTLFRLTPEESLAGVTRNAARALGLEDRGVLSRGLRADLAIWDVSHPSELAYRIGFNPLHTRIFGGDLCSA
- the hutH gene encoding histidine ammonia-lyase, producing the protein MAQLEAVYRQEAVAQLDEGCRDAVDRAAARIAEAADGDVPVYGVNTGFGKLASLKIEAKDTAKLQRNLILSHCCGVGEAMPVELVRLMMTLKLLSFGRGASGVRWELVQLLQDMLALGVTPIVPAQGSVGASGDLAPLSHMTAVLIGEGEAGFQGETLPGQEALAKAGLTPIELGPKEGLAFINGTQFSTAYALSGLFEAWRAAGNALAISALSTDAIMGSTAPLQPEIHSLRGHRGQIEAASAMRAILEGSQIRESHREGDSRVQDPYCIRCQPQVTGAAMDVLRQAAVTLEIEANAATDNPLVLTEAGLIVSGGNFHAEPVGFAADMIALALSEIGAIAQRRIALMVDPTLSFDLPPFLTPEPGLNSGLMIAEVTTAALMSENKHLANPCVTDSTPTSANQEDHVSMAAHGARRLGQMCENLNHILGVELLCAAQGVEFRAPLVTSAPLQNAVARLREDIPPLTEDRYMAPDLSRAKELVASGAIIAAMGSDMPELG
- a CDS encoding LacI family DNA-binding transcriptional regulator translates to MNLKELSEILGLSQTTVSRALNGYPEVNAETRERVEAAARKHNYSPNRRATSLATGRSMTIGHVIPASTQHEMVNPIFGDFVAGAAGVYGEEGYDMLFSHVTDGDEERAYTDLKRKGTVDGVIVQGPKVNDARIEVLTRLGLPFVVHGRSSGAGQDYSWVDVNNRRSFKRATEFLLDLGHRRIALINGLEDMDFAQRRRAGYLEALAERGVTPDPALMRSAEMTEVYGHHETRDMLALSDPPTAILAASMISAIGVRRAIEEAGLTIGKDVSVITHDDELSYLRNGQDVPIFTATRSSVHQAGRVLAEMLLRRIEDPSVVPEQILLEAELVVGRSTGPAPTGD
- a CDS encoding ABC transporter substrate-binding protein, encoding MKSALYAGAAAIALSAGAASAGGHLAFPVGEGPFSWDSYTTYSDGAPDLSGQSVTISGPWLAPEDGFFDNMIAYFEAATGADVTYVGSDSFEQQIVIDAEAGAAPNIAVFPQPGLAADLAARGLLSPLPAGMGDWVANNYGAGSSWVDLGTYADANGADQLFGFFYNVNVKSLVWYNPENFEDAGYDIPTTMEELRALTDQIVAEGETPWCIGLGSGAATGWPATDWVEDIMLRTQPADVYDAWTSNEMAFNDPRVVAAIEEFGWFARDDAKVSGGAGAVASTDFRDSPKGLFSSPPQCYMHRQASFVPAFFPEDVEFGVDADFFYFPSYASKDLGNPVLGGGTLMAITNASDATTEFMNFLQLPIAHEIMMAQTGFLTPHKGVNLQAYLNDTLRKQGQILIDATTFRFDGSDLMPGGVGAGTFWTGMVDYTGGKDAQTVADEIQASWDALK
- the hutG gene encoding N-formylglutamate deformylase, giving the protein MQVFDVIAGDGPIVLGQPHGGTHVPPEIATRLNQNGAALADTDWHVTRLYEGLLPSATVVKSNIHRYVIDANRDPEGASLYPGQNTTTLVPLTDFDGLAIWKDGQEPSEDEIETRRRTYHAPYHQALSDALNKAKARHGVAILFDCHSIRSNIPFLFDGELPVFNTGTNSGETCAAQIESAVHDAARSSGVSSVLNGRFKGGWTTRHYGRPDSGTHAIQMELAQRAYMHEAAPWTYAEDRARHVRPVLQHMLQTLNDLALSGALTKE
- a CDS encoding UTRA domain-containing protein — protein: MATQRDNMSYKDIKRVVLDRIQKRIWAPDSLLPSEIELADEFCSTRTTVNRALRELAEEGFLERKRKAGTRVLNAPLRKAQFTIPQVGDEIIEAGRTYRYSLVKREVIDIPSWLSATLATGSEQSVLYLECMHFADNTPFQFEVRWIVVESAPAALDTDFTQIGPGAWLARELPFTDLEVSFSASKADKHIAEFLDARDGDPIFTTQRTTWLRAQPVTHARLYFAPGYKMTTRL
- a CDS encoding GH1 family beta-glucosidase, encoding MQFTRRDFPNGFLFGAATSAYQIEGHQFGGAGETHWDTFAKAPGNVVRAEDGARACDHYHLYEQDFDLLQDAGFDAYRFSTSWARVLPEGTGTVNQQGLDYYDRLTDALLERGLKPMATLYHWELPSALADKGGWTNGDIAKWFADFTEIIMGRIGDRMYSVAPINEPWCVSWLSHFLGHHAPGRRDIRAATRAMHHVLLSHGTAIQAMRGLGMKNLGGVFNLEWADPADDSAEAAEAAELYDGYYNRFFLGGVFKKAYPENVLAELERYLPDGWQDDFDTISQPLDWCGINYYTRKLLAPNDGPWPHHDEIEGPLPKTQMEWEIYPEGLFKFLKRTADEYTGDLPLFVTENGMANADVCVDGVVPDQARIDYFNQHLGAVKQAISEGVPVAGYVAWSLLDNYEWALGYEKRFGLVHVDFDTLKRTPKDSMKAFAQMLRS